The nucleotide sequence TGCCAACAAATGCAAAATTATTAGCTAGTACACACGATGTGCTTAATGCCGCATTTAAAATTGAAGGAGAACAAACTTATGCTATTCAATTTCATCCAGAAGTATATCATTCTACAGATGGAAAACAAATATTGGAAAATTTTTTAGTAAATATTGCAAGTGTAGCCCAAGATTGGACTCCAGATTCTTTTGTTGAAGAAACGGTAGCTAACTTAAAATCACAAATAGGAGATGATAAAGTTGTATTAGGATTATCTGGAGGAGTTGATTCTAGTGTGGCAGCTGTATTATTACATAAAGCTATTGGTAAGAACTTATATTGTGTATTTGTAAATAATGGTTTGTTACGTAAGGATGAGTTTACAAGTGTGCTTAAACAGTATGAAGGAATGGGGCTTAATGTAAAAGGTGTTGATGCTTCGGCACGCTTTTTGGATGCTTTAGCTGGACAGAGCGACCCAGAGCAAAAACGAAAAACAATAGGACGAGTATTTATTGAAGTTTTTGATGATGAAGCACATTTAATAGAAGATGTAAAGTGGTTAGCTCAAGGTACTATTTATCCAGATGTGATTGAGAGTGTATCTGCTACAGGTGGACCTAGTGCAACAATTAAGAGTCATCATAATGTAGGAGGCTTACCAGACTTTATGAAATTAAAAGTTGTCGAGCCACTTAAAGCTTTATTTAAAGATGAAGTACGACGTGTAGGAGCTACTTTAGGGATCGATAAAGAATTACTAGGACGTCATCCTTTTCCAGGCCCAGGACTAGCAATTCGAATACTCGGAGATCTAACTGCAGAAAAAGTACGTATATTACAAGAGGTGGATGCCATTTTTATAAATGGATTACGTGAATGGAAATTATATGATAAAGTATGGCAAGCTGGTGCGATATTATTACCCGTTAATAGTGTTGGTGTTATGGGAGATGAGCGAACTTACGAAAAAGTAGTCGCTTTAAGAGCTGTAGAAAGTACAGATGGTATGACTGCCGATTGGGTAAACTTACCATATGAGTTTTTACAAAAAACCTCAAATGATATAATAAACAAAGTAAAAGGCGTTAATAGAGTAGTGTATGATATTAGTTCCAAACCACCAGCAACAATTGAGTGGGAATAATTAATATTAAAAAAGCATACTCACATTAAATATGTGATTAGGCTTTAGCAACATGTTTTCTGTTATTCTTAATAAAATTTGGAATTCAAAAAACGTTAGTACAATTGCTCGATCTTTAATGCAAAAAACAAAAATATTAGCAGATGAAAAACGTTTTAACCTGCCTTAGTTTTATACTCTTTTTTGGTTATATAGCCTTAGCGCAAGATTATAAAACACATAAAGTAAAGCAAGGAGAAAGTATTGAAAGTATTGCGAAAACTTACAAGGTAACCCCTTTCGATATTATTGCATTAAACCCTGATGCAAAAACTAATCTTGAACCTAATATTGTGTTAGTTATTCCAAAATCTAAAGTATTAGAAACACCTATAGAAACAGAAATTAAAAAATTACTCAATTATGTTACGCATAAAGTAAAGCGTAAAGAAACTTTATTTAGCATCTCTCAAAAGTATAATATTGAGATTGAAGATATTAAAAAACACAATAAGAGACTATACTCAGAAGGATTAAAAAAAGGAGATCGTATTCAAATTCCAAAATTTGGAATTGTGAAATCGACAACGAATTTAGGAAATACTTTAAAAAAATATAAAGTACAGCAAAGTGAAGGTAAATGGAGGGTAGCATATAAATTTGGAATATCTGTTCCAGAATTAGAAAAGTTAAATCCTAAAATAATAGGCGAAGAGTTACAATTTGATCAGGAAGTAATTGTTCCTAATATTGCAGATAATGAAGAACTTGAAGTAGATGAAGAATATGGGTATTATACTGTATTACCTAAAGAAGGATTTTTAGCGTTATATCGAAAAACAGGACTGCAGCAAGATGAATTAGAAACGCTAAATCCAATTTTAAAAGAAGGAGGCTTAAAAGTAGGAATGATTTTAAAGGTTCCGAAATCAGTAGAAGCACTTGTTGGTGGTGACTATAAAAAATTCTCACTAATAGATAATATCATAAATTATGATACTAAACGATTAGCAGTAATGCTTCCATTTCGTTTACATAGGCTAGACATGGATTCTATTAGTAATATAAAAGAGCAATTAAATAGAGACGGAGGAATTTTAAATATTTCATTAGATTTTCATACAGGAGTGCTTGTAGCTCTAGATTCTGCAAAACAATTAGGGATATCAACAAAATTGGATGTTTACGATACAAGAGCTCGAATAGGAGATGTTACACGTATTATAAACGACAATAATTTTTCTAATTATGACGCTGTTATCGGCCCATTGATTGCTGATAATTTTGAGCGTGCAGCTTCAATGCTACAATCAGAAAAAGTACCTATAATCTCTACAGTAAAAACATTAAAAAACGTTTACAGGAATGTGTTTCAAACACAACCTGAGGAAGCATTATTAAGAAATGTGATAGCTAATTATGTAGAAAAAGATACATTGGTAAAAAACATTATTATTATATCAGATTCAAAAAGTAAAGCTAAAAGCGATATATTAAAACAGCGTTTCCCAAGAGCTAAGCAAATTTTTTCAAGAAAAGATAAAGAAGATAAAGAAGCTTATTTTATTCTTCCTAAAGATATAGAAGAAGAGTTTAAACCAGGAATGAATGTTGTGTTTTTAGAAACTGAAAATAGTGGTTACGTGTCAAGTATTTCGAGTATGCTAAGCTCTTTTATAGATGAAGAACTTGGAGTTGAGGTTGTATTAATGACCACAAATAAAAATAGAGCTTTTGAAGGGAATGAAATTTCTAATAATGATCTATCTAAATTAAAATTTCAATACCCATCAGCAGAAAAACCATATGATCCAGATGTTGAAAATGCATTTGTAACTAAATATATTAATACATTTGGAACATCGCCAAATAGATATGCAGCTCGTGGTTTTGATATTACAATGGATATTTTATTGCGTTTGGCATCTACAGAAAATTCATTGTATGATGCAGTTGATCAAGAAATGGAAACAGAATATATAGAAAATAAATTTAGATATTCTAAAACAACATTTGGAGGGTTTTATAATCAAGCAACTTATATTATAAAATACGAAGATTTAAAAATTGTAGAAGTCAAATGATAATTTTCAAAAATTGATTCTACAACAAAAAAAGTAATTTAATCGTTCTTTAAAAAAGAATATTATAAATGTATAAGTTTTTAGTTGCCATATGTTTTGTGTGTACAATACATCAAGATCAAGA is from Flavobacteriaceae bacterium and encodes:
- a CDS encoding glutamine-hydrolyzing GMP synthase; amino-acid sequence: MQNNNVLILDFGSQYTQLIARRVRELNIYCEIHPYNKIPSNLDNFKAVILSGSPFSVRGDDALHPNLSEIRAKKPLLAVCYGAQYLAHFSGGEVAPSNTREYGRANLSFIEENEPFFQNISVGSQVWMSHSDTIKALPTNAKLLASTHDVLNAAFKIEGEQTYAIQFHPEVYHSTDGKQILENFLVNIASVAQDWTPDSFVEETVANLKSQIGDDKVVLGLSGGVDSSVAAVLLHKAIGKNLYCVFVNNGLLRKDEFTSVLKQYEGMGLNVKGVDASARFLDALAGQSDPEQKRKTIGRVFIEVFDDEAHLIEDVKWLAQGTIYPDVIESVSATGGPSATIKSHHNVGGLPDFMKLKVVEPLKALFKDEVRRVGATLGIDKELLGRHPFPGPGLAIRILGDLTAEKVRILQEVDAIFINGLREWKLYDKVWQAGAILLPVNSVGVMGDERTYEKVVALRAVESTDGMTADWVNLPYEFLQKTSNDIINKVKGVNRVVYDISSKPPATIEWE
- a CDS encoding LysM peptidoglycan-binding domain-containing protein, translated to MKNVLTCLSFILFFGYIALAQDYKTHKVKQGESIESIAKTYKVTPFDIIALNPDAKTNLEPNIVLVIPKSKVLETPIETEIKKLLNYVTHKVKRKETLFSISQKYNIEIEDIKKHNKRLYSEGLKKGDRIQIPKFGIVKSTTNLGNTLKKYKVQQSEGKWRVAYKFGISVPELEKLNPKIIGEELQFDQEVIVPNIADNEELEVDEEYGYYTVLPKEGFLALYRKTGLQQDELETLNPILKEGGLKVGMILKVPKSVEALVGGDYKKFSLIDNIINYDTKRLAVMLPFRLHRLDMDSISNIKEQLNRDGGILNISLDFHTGVLVALDSAKQLGISTKLDVYDTRARIGDVTRIINDNNFSNYDAVIGPLIADNFERAASMLQSEKVPIISTVKTLKNVYRNVFQTQPEEALLRNVIANYVEKDTLVKNIIIISDSKSKAKSDILKQRFPRAKQIFSRKDKEDKEAYFILPKDIEEEFKPGMNVVFLETENSGYVSSISSMLSSFIDEELGVEVVLMTTNKNRAFEGNEISNNDLSKLKFQYPSAEKPYDPDVENAFVTKYINTFGTSPNRYAARGFDITMDILLRLASTENSLYDAVDQEMETEYIENKFRYSKTTFGGFYNQATYIIKYEDLKIVEVK